Below is a genomic region from Venenivibrio stagnispumantis.
TCTTTTAGATATTTTTTTTTAAAATAATCGGTGTTTTTGTAATAGTATCTTCTTCTTCCCACTCGGAAGAGATAACATCAACAGCTATTCCTCTAATATTAAAATCTTTTTCTACCATATTATTCCTCTTTTGCTATTTTCGGTTTATCAACAGTTTTTTGTAAGAATTCTTTTAAAATTAATTTTTTTCTTTCCGGTTCATATTTTCTGTTAAATCTATTTTGATATAATTTTAAGGCAATTTCAACTTCTTCCTTTCTATCAATCAAAAAATCTTTTATAAAATTTAAAAGATTATAAGCTTTCCTATGGGATAAAATTAGATTATATCTGTTATTAATTTTTATTAATTTTCCGCCAAACTGTTCTTTTATAGATTTTAGATTATTTTCTGTTTTGGATTTTAATACTAAATGAATATAATAAGAGCTTTTTGTTCTTTTATCTTTTTTTATGGATAAATTTCCGGTTGATTCAAAAAGACCGGCAATATAAGAAGGATTTATATTACTCTCCATTTTTCTCCATTTCTTCTATCTCTTTTAATAGCTCTTTTACCATATCCTCTTCTAAAACTCTTCTTATTGGCTCACCTTTTTTAAATAAAATTGCTGATTTATTTCCACAAGCAAGTCCTATATCTGCTTCTTTTGCTTCTCCTATCGCATTTACCACGCAACCCATAATCGCTACTTTTATAGGCAAATCTTTTCCTTTTAAACTTTGTTCTACTTTATAAACTATGTCCGGAAGATTTACTTCTATTCTACCACAGGTAGGACAGGATATAATCTCTATACCTTTTCTTCTAAGACCAAGAGATTGTAAA
It encodes:
- a CDS encoding LAGLIDADG family homing endonuclease; translated protein: MESNINPSYIAGLFESTGNLSIKKDKRTKSSYYIHLVLKSKTENNLKSIKEQFGGKLIKINNRYNLILSHRKAYNLLNFIKDFLIDRKEEVEIALKLYQNRFNRKYEPERKKLILKEFLQKTVDKPKIAKEE